In the genome of Azospirillum thermophilum, one region contains:
- a CDS encoding glycosyltransferase family 4 protein — MRILLLTRYSPMGPSSRIRHYQFLPALAEAGLSVSVAPLLPDSYLEALYAGKPRSPLRIAAAYADRLRHMAGLCRFDLLWIEKELLPWLPYGIESWFLRNAPPYIVDFDDAWFHHYDRSRWPLVRHLLGRKLDRVMRRAALVTAGNAYLADRAAAAGARAVEILPTVVDLDRYPLPPPAPADGPAVVGWIGSPMTDHYLSLIAGPLRRLEAETGARLSLVGANPKVLYGPSTDHHPWSEDSEAGHIAAFDIGIMPLDDTPWEQGKCGYKLIQYMACGKPVIASPVGVNRDIVEHGVNGFLAETPDEWLEALRRLARDPGLRSRMGAAGRAKVEAQYSLAVTAPRLVGLLRAAAAG, encoded by the coding sequence ATGCGTATCCTGCTGCTCACCCGTTACAGCCCGATGGGGCCCAGCAGCCGTATCCGGCACTACCAGTTCCTGCCGGCTCTCGCCGAGGCGGGACTGTCGGTATCGGTGGCCCCCTTGCTGCCGGACTCCTATCTGGAGGCGCTGTACGCCGGCAAGCCGCGCTCGCCCCTGCGCATCGCCGCCGCCTACGCCGACCGGCTACGCCACATGGCCGGGCTGTGCCGGTTCGACCTTCTGTGGATCGAGAAGGAACTCCTGCCCTGGCTGCCCTATGGAATAGAGAGCTGGTTCCTGCGGAATGCGCCGCCCTACATCGTCGATTTCGACGACGCCTGGTTCCATCATTATGACCGCAGCCGCTGGCCGCTGGTCCGGCACCTCCTGGGGCGCAAGCTCGACCGGGTGATGCGCCGGGCGGCCCTGGTCACCGCGGGCAACGCCTATCTTGCCGACCGCGCCGCCGCGGCGGGGGCCCGGGCGGTGGAGATCCTGCCGACCGTGGTGGACCTCGACCGCTATCCACTACCGCCTCCGGCACCGGCCGACGGACCGGCGGTGGTCGGCTGGATCGGTTCGCCGATGACCGATCACTACCTCAGCCTGATCGCCGGGCCGCTGCGGCGACTCGAGGCGGAAACCGGGGCGCGGCTGAGTCTGGTGGGGGCCAACCCCAAGGTCCTGTACGGCCCTTCCACCGATCACCACCCCTGGAGCGAGGACAGCGAGGCGGGGCATATCGCCGCGTTCGACATCGGCATCATGCCGCTCGACGACACGCCCTGGGAGCAGGGCAAGTGCGGCTACAAGCTGATCCAGTACATGGCCTGCGGCAAGCCGGTGATCGCCTCGCCGGTGGGAGTCAACCGCGACATCGTGGAGCATGGCGTCAACGGCTTCCTGGCCGAGACGCCGGACGAGTGGCTGGAGGCGCTGCGTCGCCTGGCCAGGGATCCCGGCCTGCGGTCCCGGATGGGTGCGGCCGGCCGCGCCAAGGTGGAGGCGCAGTACTCCCTGGCCGTCACCGCCCCACGGTTGGTCGGGCTGCTGCGCGCCGCCGCCGCCGGCTGA
- a CDS encoding calcium-binding protein: protein MAVSSTITGGITNATDTSTLAGAIIKNTSLVNSANLTSTPLLVTSAASPVDPGTASGVALIASTVAGAVTLLGGAGNNNLLVANDKAGTVLQAGTGIGQTLVGGTGGQLLGTSATGNGAATILGGTGSDTVVAAAGNNVLTAGEGNNTIVAVGGNNRIFAAGNDTVFAAGGNATIGAGTGNSTLFVTSGNNLITGGQGNTTIAAAAGNNTIFGGSGNTTIAGGGGNDVLIGGTSKSANVVIGGFAGNDTLIGGVGNDTLFGGDGNDVFVFSTVFGGGKHIIGDFKAGTDLIAVQGYGMTAAQVASSVTVTGGSSVISLSDGTQITIAGVTGLTASSFAV, encoded by the coding sequence ATGGCAGTTTCGTCCACGATCACTGGTGGCATCACCAATGCCACCGACACGTCCACCCTTGCGGGTGCGATCATCAAGAACACCAGCCTGGTGAACTCGGCCAATCTGACCAGCACCCCCTTGCTGGTGACCAGCGCCGCCAGCCCTGTGGATCCCGGAACCGCTTCCGGCGTCGCCCTGATCGCGTCCACGGTTGCCGGCGCAGTAACCCTGCTCGGCGGTGCGGGCAACAACAACCTGCTCGTCGCCAACGACAAGGCTGGGACTGTCCTGCAGGCGGGTACCGGCATTGGCCAGACCCTGGTCGGTGGCACGGGTGGCCAGCTTCTCGGCACTTCCGCCACGGGCAACGGTGCGGCCACCATCCTGGGCGGTACGGGGTCGGACACGGTCGTTGCTGCGGCCGGCAACAATGTGCTGACCGCTGGTGAAGGCAACAACACCATCGTGGCTGTCGGCGGCAACAACCGGATTTTTGCCGCCGGCAATGATACCGTTTTTGCTGCAGGCGGTAACGCCACCATCGGTGCCGGTACTGGTAACTCCACGCTCTTCGTCACCAGTGGCAACAACCTGATCACCGGCGGCCAGGGCAACACCACCATCGCCGCCGCGGCCGGCAACAACACCATCTTCGGCGGCTCGGGCAACACCACCATCGCTGGCGGCGGTGGCAACGACGTGCTGATCGGTGGCACCAGCAAGTCCGCCAACGTCGTCATCGGCGGCTTCGCCGGCAACGACACCCTCATCGGCGGCGTCGGCAACGACACGCTGTTCGGCGGTGACGGCAACGACGTCTTCGTGTTCAGCACGGTCTTCGGCGGCGGCAAGCACATCATCGGCGACTTCAAGGCCGGCACCGACCTCATCGCGGTCCAGGGCTACGGCATGACCGCCGCCCAGGTTGCCAGCAGCGTCACGGTCACCGGCGGCAGCTCGGTGATCTCGCTCAGCGACGGTACGCAGATCACGATCGCCGGCGTCACTGGTCTGACGGCCAGCAGCTTCGCGGTCTAA